GGCCGCAGGCGGTGTCCTTGTCCCTGTTGTCGGGAATATATCAGTGATTGACTTGATAACGTTAACGAAAGGAACTCCGGTAATTGCCGCACGGGCGGGATTAGGGACAATTAACCACACACTTCTTACGATTGAAGCCCTGGATAAGAGAGGGCTTAAGCCTTTGGGAATCGTTTTTATGGATGCCGGAGAAAGGGAGACGCCGCCTGAGATGATAAGTGAAAACAAATTTGCCATCGAAGAGTATTCCGGCGTAAAAGTAGCCGGAGTCATCGGGAGAATTCATGATTTTTCCCAACTGTTGCCTGATTGCTATTATCCTTTAGCAAGGATGTTTGGCGGATCGTGATTATTCTTGAACACCTTTTTCTATCGTTCGTTTATTAATATTTCTTGACATTACTTAATCAATGATGTACCTCACAAATCATAAATATGACCGATAGTCATATAATGACCCTTGGTCATCATGAAGAACCGGTTTATAATTAGCCTCTCTATCATATTCCTTACGGCATGGAAAGATGACTTGTCTAAGATGTAATTCCATGGTAAATAGCGGCACAGTTTACTCAGGCATAAAATATTTAGATAATCTTAATATTATTTATAAATCTTTTAATATTGATATGTCAGGGTTGCCTGTTGTAAGTTCCCAAAGCAAGAAAAAAAATCATGAGCGCCAACATTCCCATACAGGAAAAAATCAAGAACCACGAAGAAAATGATAGATTGTTGTTATTACTAGAGTTTTTTGGAAGACAGAGCGAGATATTTGATTCGATGCTAATATGAAAGATACTAAAAACGGGAGGTTATTCATAAGATCATGGGAGATGCAGAAAAGGTTGAAGTGAAGGAAGTTTATCCTGTTCCTGACTGGGTACGTAAACAGGCCTACATCAAGAGCAGGGATGAGTACGAAGGACTCTGGAAGCGCAGCATTGAAGATCCTGACGGGTTCTGGTCG
Above is a genomic segment from Deltaproteobacteria bacterium containing:
- the bioD gene encoding dethiobiotin synthase, coding for MQNLFVVGTDTGVGKTVLSLLLMQFFFAKGYAPFYLKPLQTGCKDPNDIDSDAKFIYRHIGRLKGKEPADSVIYCFKNPKAPLFAARDEGKLIDISVIESIVSQKANDHSPLIIEAAGGVLVPVVGNISVIDLITLTKGTPVIAARAGLGTINHTLLTIEALDKRGLKPLGIVFMDAGERETPPEMISENKFAIEEYSGVKVAGVIGRIHDFSQLLPDCYYPLARMFGGS